From Juglans regia cultivar Chandler chromosome 8, Walnut 2.0, whole genome shotgun sequence, the proteins below share one genomic window:
- the LOC109003642 gene encoding probable mannitol dehydrogenase, producing MEKAPEEQHPVKAFGWAARDSSGLLSPFKFSRRATGDKDVRFKVLYCGICHSDLHKIKNEWGSSKYPLVPGHEIVGEVTEVGNEVKKVKVGDKVGVGCVVGACHSCENCNNDLEIYCPQTILTYDHIYHDGTITYGGYSDTMVANERYIIRFPENLPLDASAPLLCAGITLYSPLKYYGLAEPGKHIGIVGLGGLGHVGVKFAKAFGAKVTVISTSANKKDEALGHLGADSFLNSRDQEQLQAAQGTFDGILDTVSAVHSIQPLIGLLKSHGKLVMLGAPEKPLELPVFPLLMGRKMVAGSATGGLKETQEMIDFAAKHNITADIELIPIDYLNKAMERLAKGDVRYRFVIDIGNSLASTNH from the exons atggaGAAAGCACCCGAAGAACAGCACCCGGTGAAGGCCTTTGGATGGGCAGCTAGAGATTCTTCTGGCCTTCTCTCGCCTTTTAAATTCTCCAGAAG GGCAACCGGAGACAAGGATGTAAGGTTCAAAGTTCTTTATTGTGGGATATGCCACTCCGACCTTCACAAGATCAAAAACGAGTGGGGTAGTTCCAAATACCCACTTGTTCCTGG GCACGAAATTGTTGGGGAAGTGACAGAAGTAGGGAACGAGGTGAAGAAAGTTAAAGTGGGAGACAAAGTGGGAGTGGGATGCGTGGTTGGTGCATGCCACTCTTGCGAGAACTGCAACAATGACCTTGAAATTTACTGTCCCCAAACGATACTGACATATGATCACATATACCATGATGGCACAATTACATACGGAGGCTACTCAGACACTATGGTAGCTAATGAGCGCTACATCATTCGATTCCCTGAAAACTTACCACTCGATGCTAGTGCTCCCCTTCTTTGTGCTGGGATTACACTTTACAGTCCTTTGAAATATTATGGGTTAGCAGAGCCTGGTAAACACATTGGGATTGTTGGCCTAGGTGGACTTGGTCATGTGGGTGTTAAATTTGCCAAGGCTTTCGGAGCAAAAGTGACTGTAATTAGTACCTCCGCCAACAAGAAAGATGAAGCTCTGGGGCATCTTGGTGCTGACTCGTTCTTAAATAGTCGTGACCAAGAACAATTACAG GCTGCCCAGGGCACGTTTGATGGAATACTGGATACAGTATCTGCTGTGCATTCTATTCAGCCCTTAATTGGTCTATTAAAGTCTCATGGAAAGCTTGTTATGTTGGGTGCACCAGAGAAACCGCTTGAGCTACCAGTCTTTCCTCTACTTATGG GAAGAAAAATGGTTGCGGGGAGTGCCACTGGAGGATTGAAGGAAACACAAGAGATGATAGATTTTGCTGCAAAACATAACATCACAGCAGACATTGAGCTTATTCCAATAGACTACCTTAACAAGGCAATGGAGCGTCTTGCTAAGGGTGATGTAAGATACCGATTTGTCATTGACATTGGAAACAGCTTGGCTTCTACCAACCATTGA